One Penaeus chinensis breed Huanghai No. 1 chromosome 12, ASM1920278v2, whole genome shotgun sequence DNA segment encodes these proteins:
- the LOC125031340 gene encoding sperm protamine P1-like, whose translation MVSHTVTGMSFLCLFSRSCATEPKDLWGKDKGRGARDERQEARGKGREARGEGQGARGKGQGAKGIGQEATGERRGARDKGGKGKGRGARDERQEARGKGREARGEGQGARGKGQGAKGIGQEATGERRGARDKGQGPRDKG comes from the exons ATGGTCTCTCATACAGTTACTGGGATgtcctttctgtgtctcttctccCGGTCTTGCGCAACAGAACCGAAGGACCTCTG GGGCAAGGACAAGGGGCGAGGGGCAAGGGACGAGAGGCAAGAGGCGAGGGGCAAGGGGCGAGAGGCAAGAGGCGAGGGGCAAGGggcgaggggcaaggggcaaggggcaaaggGCATAGGGCAAGAGGCGACGGGCGAGAGGCGAGGGGCAAGGGACAAGGG GGGCAAGGGCAAGGGGCGAGGGGCAAGGGACGAGAGGCAAGAGGCGAGGGGCAAGGGGCGAGAGGCAAGAGGCGAGGGGCAAGGggcgaggggcaaggggcaaggggcaaaggGCATAGGGCAAGAGGCGACGGGCGAGAGGCGAGGGGCAAGGGACAAGGGGCAAGGGCCGAGGGACAAGGGatga